atTGTTAACATCCAATCTGGTACTCCAGCTTCTTTATGAAGCCACTGCGTAGAGCCTTATAGACGCCATTGTTCCAGTTTTTTTCTCCGCGACATCCTGCACTGTTTTCCTGAACGATTTTGTaagtgtttgaaattttttttttaagaataagTTTATTTGTGTGTTCATGATTGCTTGCTGGGGTTCCTCTCTAACTGTGTTAATTTGTCCGAGCTACTGGCGTCCTCCCTACTCAGTTTATAGCTTACGTAGGAATACCGTTGTATGAGtgactttaaacatttatcaatCTCCACCAAGCACCATAACATATCGAggagttgttgttattttgttaaccccccctttttttctctccttcagtGCTTCTTTTAAAATGGTGGAAGTCATTAGATTAAACGATCAAAagttttacaaacaaagactCTTCGGATTTCTAACGAAATTCACAAGTACTTCATGTACTATCAagactttaaaattaaatggacGCTACCGCGCAACGTTAACGGTGTTTGGAGAAGAGGAGAGTTACATAGGCGAGCAAAGTAATCGCAGAGCTGCGGAAATAAATGCCTGCATCAGATACATCAACCAAAATGTTGTAAACCAAGAAATGACTTGGTacgtttccatttctttttttttttaattattcaaatacttaattattatttgaataatttctaGGTCCTTCGCACCAGGACATCGGTTCCTGGAATTAAAAAACCGGATTTCGACCGGACTTGAACTTTATGGGAACTACCACCCACAGGTGGTTGTCCGGGAGCTGGAAAGATGGTACCCGGATCTAAAATGGGATATTTTTCCCAAAGGAAAAGCAGAAAGTTATAGTTGTAACTTGCAAATCCGTCCATATGGAAGcggtaaaaaaattactatttAAATGtgttatttattaattcaattattttttcttttagtgtaTGTGGTGGAGGAAACGGGAAACACAAAGATGGAGGCCAACATTTCATCTTTTatgaaaatggccaaaaaactCTTCGACATTGGAGACCTTCCACCATATTCACCGGACAATATGGTGGAAGACATGGAACTACGTCCAGTCTTGCTATACCGGCCGGCTGTCTTGAAGGTTCTACATAGCCGGGCaggtatttcaacaaaatgagCATAGGGTGTCCTGTCTACCTGCCTCAGAGATGACGGCAGGCccagttttccctttttaagtGTTTTATTGCGTATTCTTGATTTTATCCCCGCGTGTACATtctgtatttattttatttcgtgtGTGCAAATACACAGGGCAATACTCGGCATCCGAGTTACGCcctattttattaaaaaaaatatgctgcTGCTTGTTGTGGAGTGGAAACGCAAGATATCATCGAcagcttgaaaaattttgcaaactgATGTCCCTGATAGAATCATAAAATTCATAAGCGGAAGGCAATGTTAGGAACGGAGAGAGATGCGACGTGACCGTCACTATAAGACAGGCAAACTTGGACTGAATGGGCGCGAGCCTCTCTGTTGGGCACATATAGGTTTTGGGGGGATGGGTGCGGAGTTGCCAGGTATGGCGTCATCACACGCCATTTTTCGACAAGAAAAAacgagtttgttttttgcctacAAGGTACGTATGTGAAGTGGCCTAAGATAAAAGAAgacacaaagaaaatgaagcaaagtGGTTCGCTAATGAAATTCCAAATATATTCACGTTAGCGAAGTGGTTCGCTAAtgaaatcaaacattaaatgaATAGCCAACCGCTTCGCTACTAACATCCGTGCTTGTAATAGTGAATTGGTTAGCTAGTGAAATCCCGGTAAATTTCACAATAGTGAAGCGATTCGCTACCACGAAATCCATTTTCTACCGGTTTCCAAGCTCTTTCCCAAACTTTACCCACCGAGGGTGGAATCCATCAGGAAACGTTGACCCACGGAAAAATTTCCCGATTCGTCAACTTGGATGATTTTTCGTAATTGTATTTGTTGTGACTGTTGCTTCAGCCCTCTTCCCCAACACGTGTATCGCCCTCTACCTCCTAAATAAAGCCTTAAATAATGGCCGTTTCTAGGACTACCAAGTGCCTTACATAATTTTTCCGAAATcaaaaggattttgatatgagCATTTTAATACACTTAATCAACgctgatttttttattcacgctTAGGAAGAAGTAAAAGGTTTATTGAGATGAGGAATTATGAgatgaaaaaacaagcaaGCAATGGGATATTATTGTTAGAAAGTCTACTTTAAACGGTTTCTGAGGGGTCATTCCgctgaaatggaattaattttGGCGCTCGACATCACcgattttttttgatttttttgtagtgTATTAATGGTTTATTtggattggaattttttaaattataaatttactTAATCAgggtttaaacattttttatttaaatgaagATAGGGAAAATAAGTCagcttcgatttttttttacacctaTCGATAGATCTTGAGGTTGGGCAtatcttgtaaaaattttgaGTCTTACCCGTTTCCCGTTTatttattacaaattttttaagtttcttaCAAGATCTCTTACACGGAGAAACTGTTCATGGTCATAGGGTCGTCTCTAGAGACTTTCAATCGGCCAACAGGTTCTTAGatgagtgaaaaaaaaataaaatcggagCTGACTTATTTTACCTATTAAATACTGTATTACTcatattaaaatattaaatgtgaattttaaaatattaaaaatgaattttaaaattaaaatggaataaacaaaaataagtaatacaaaattcatttgatttgattttttggcgaaaatttcaaaaaattgtgaattttaatcccaaataaaacatttaaacaatTGCCTATCCTAGATGAATTAGGTATCTAAGGATAGGGAATTCAATAAAGCTTAAATGAAATCCATTTCTGGACACattgataaataattttatatattACGAACAGAAAAACCCCTATTTTTACTATACCCCCGAGAGGCGAGGGGCCTATTAACCTAGCGAACCTGGCAGGGAATCTTGGGACCCTTTACTGAACACCCGCCGTTTCTTCCAAGAGACTGGGATAGCGCGAAGGTGTACCTTTCCTATTATATCGTGATGCAACTTCAGCTAATGCATGTACGTTGTACTGTTAATCAAGAATCTAGTGATGAAAGGGTTAAAGAGTACGTTAAATCAATACTTTAATTGATAAAATAATGGTAAATCACTAATTAAAATGAGGTTTTAAGCTAGAATGATGCActaattataataatagttAAATATAGGGTAAAgcgttttaatttaaaataatcgaCTGGAAATACTATCAAGCTATATAGGGTTAACAATCATAAAAATACGGAATTGATACTGATGTATTATACCGGTATGATACTggaaaagaaacattaaaaacaaaaaatttaatgtaTGCGTGCAAAATTGAGGAAGAACACTGGTGTTAAACCCCCCAAATCACGCGAACAAGCGGGTTCATACCAGTGTGTCAAACCAGTGTCACACTTAATACGGGTGAGAAACACTGGTTCCACACCGGAACCCACCTGCAAAATCTTTGCTATGGATCAATGGTAGTTTTATCTTATGAAAAGTTATTACAATATCTAATTGTACGGATAGCAAGTTTTCACGAGCTCCATTAAATCATTACCCACCTAAACTAAACTTTGGCACATTttattctatatttttttacaaaaaaagcaTACTGAACATGCGGAATATGATATCTATAGGTTTGTTGCTCTATATTTTGTGGGGTACTTGAATCTACTTTATGCCTTTCAGTTTATTAATCCTTCAAATGTCGAAGCCAGAGTCCTAAAAAACGCGAAAACAATTATTAAGTTCCATGTTCAACAATGTCTACAGTTTTAATTACGACTGGTTTCTTTTCTCGTTACATGTTTTAGCTGTtcatttctatatttttttatattcgttTAGAATCATGCATCCGCTATCATTCTTAGGTGAACAGTGATGGGCAGCATTAAGCCGGCCACAAAGACATTAGAACGGGTGATGGGCACAAAGCCACAGGAACGGGTATTGGGCACAAAGCCACTGGAACGGGTGATGGGCGATGACCAACGCACGAACGAAAGCAGAATTCACTTCACCTACATATAATTTTTGCAATAGGAAAACAAACGTTTTCCTTCATAAAAGCACTCTACGAACTTGGTTATAATGTTCTAGTACGTTAATCTAACATTGAttgataaatcaaaataaataatttttcctgGATAGGTAGGTAGGGTaggttgaaaattgaaaaaggaataatgaaattgaatgaattttaATCGAGCCGGGAAGTTTAAAATGATTACATATTACCATTTAGACGGCTCCTCGATATTCGGAGGAAATTTAACTGCAATAGACTTCTGCAAGGGCCCTCGTGAATGCAGCAAGGTAACAGCAAGTTGTGAATGCAGCAAAGTAACAGCAGACTAACAGTCTCCTGGATACTCTTGTCCAATTGAAAAAGgaataattaaattgaaacaattttaatcGAGACAGAAAGTTTAAAATGATAACATGACATAAAAGTATCCTCGATATTTGGAGGAAATTTAACTGCAATAGACTTTTGCAAGTGTTCTCGTGAAGGCAGCAATTTAAATTGGGTTTAAGGTTGGGAAAAGTAAAACGAATACAGGACGTCTTCGTGAATAcaatcacacacacatgatTGTACACAAGGACAGGGT
This sequence is a window from Daphnia pulicaria isolate SC F1-1A chromosome 7, SC_F0-13Bv2, whole genome shotgun sequence. Protein-coding genes within it:
- the LOC124350957 gene encoding uncharacterized protein LOC124350957, with translation MVEVIRLNDQKFYKQRLFGFLTKFTSTSCTIKTLKLNGRYRATLTVFGEEESYIGEQSNRRAAEINACIRYINQNVVNQEMTWSFAPGHRFLELKNRISTGLELYGNYHPQVVVRELERWYPDLKWDIFPKGKAESYSCNLQIRPYGSVYVVEETGNTKMEANISSFMKMAKKLFDIGDLPPYSPDNMVEDMELRPVLLYRPAVLKVLHSRAGISTK